In a genomic window of Prochlorococcus marinus subsp. marinus str. CCMP1375:
- the gatB gene encoding Asp-tRNA(Asn)/Glu-tRNA(Gln) amidotransferase subunit GatB yields the protein MTEQKVDWEPVIGLETHVQLGTNSKIFTSASTSFGDDPNTHIDPIVCGLPGTLPVLNKKVLEFAVKASMALNLKIAKHCKFDRKQYFYPDLPKNYQISQFDEPIAEEGWIEVEVAEKGKETYLKKIGIERLHMEEDAGKLVHAGSDRLSGSKYSLVDYNRAGVALAEIVSKPDLRSGREASEYASEIRRIVRYLGVSDGNMQEGSLRCDVNISVRRGPNAPFGTKVEIKNMNSFSAIQKACEYEIKRQISTYESGGIVHQETRLWDETKQLTKSMRSKEGSSDYRYFPDPDLGPIEVSVELQEKWRSELPELPSSKRHRYAEELGLSVYDARVLTDDYQMARYFEIVVLEGADPKLASNWITGDIAAHINANKKSFENLLLTPKQLAEMLLLISQGKISGKIAKEILPELLEKGGSPKELVEERGLGMISDPKVLGAIVDQLLSDYPNEVESYRGGKNKLQGFFVGQLMKKTSGKADPKLGNQILTKKLKGE from the coding sequence ATGACTGAACAGAAAGTTGATTGGGAACCTGTAATTGGTTTGGAAACTCATGTTCAATTAGGAACAAATAGCAAGATATTTACTTCTGCTTCTACTAGTTTTGGCGATGATCCTAATACCCATATTGACCCTATTGTTTGTGGCTTGCCAGGAACTCTTCCTGTTTTAAATAAAAAAGTTCTTGAATTTGCTGTTAAAGCTTCTATGGCTTTGAATTTAAAAATTGCTAAACATTGTAAGTTTGATAGAAAGCAATATTTTTATCCTGATCTTCCTAAAAATTATCAGATCTCTCAATTTGATGAGCCAATTGCGGAAGAGGGTTGGATAGAAGTAGAAGTTGCTGAAAAAGGCAAAGAAACTTATCTAAAGAAAATAGGGATTGAGAGATTGCATATGGAAGAAGATGCAGGGAAATTAGTTCATGCAGGTAGTGATCGCTTATCAGGTTCTAAATATTCTTTAGTTGATTACAATCGCGCAGGTGTTGCTCTGGCAGAGATTGTTAGTAAGCCAGATTTACGTTCAGGTCGAGAAGCTTCTGAGTATGCATCTGAGATTAGAAGGATTGTTAGGTATTTAGGTGTATCTGATGGGAATATGCAGGAAGGCTCCTTAAGGTGTGACGTAAATATCTCTGTTAGAAGAGGACCTAATGCTCCATTTGGTACAAAAGTTGAAATTAAAAATATGAACTCATTTTCTGCTATTCAGAAGGCATGTGAATATGAAATTAAACGTCAAATAAGTACATATGAAAGTGGAGGCATAGTTCATCAAGAAACACGTCTTTGGGATGAGACAAAACAACTTACAAAAAGCATGCGATCTAAAGAAGGAAGTAGTGATTATCGATACTTTCCAGATCCAGATTTAGGTCCAATTGAAGTTAGTGTTGAATTACAAGAAAAATGGCGATCAGAGTTGCCTGAACTGCCTTCTTCTAAGAGGCATAGATATGCAGAAGAGCTTGGTCTTTCAGTTTATGACGCTCGTGTATTAACAGATGATTATCAAATGGCTAGATATTTTGAAATTGTTGTTTTAGAAGGTGCTGATCCGAAGTTGGCTTCAAATTGGATTACAGGTGATATTGCTGCACATATAAATGCAAATAAAAAGAGCTTTGAGAATCTTTTGCTTACGCCTAAACAATTAGCGGAAATGCTTCTATTAATATCTCAAGGAAAGATCAGTGGAAAAATCGCAAAAGAAATATTACCAGAGCTTCTTGAGAAAGGTGGTTCTCCTAAGGAACTTGTGGAGGAAAGAGGCTTGGGGATGATTAGTGATCCTAAAGTCCTTGGAGCAATAGTGGATCAATTGTTGTCTGATTACCCTAATGAAGTTGAATCTTATCGTGGGGGTAAGAATAAACTCCAAGGGTTTTTTGTAGGTCAATTAATGAAGAAAACTAGTGGGAAAGCAGATCCTAAACTTGGCAATCAAATTCTTACAAAAAAACTTAAAGGTGAATAA
- the coaE gene encoding dephospho-CoA kinase (Dephospho-CoA kinase (CoaE) performs the final step in coenzyme A biosynthesis.) — MGITGGIASGKTSIGKYIESVKNTPILDADMFSREALTANQTIKDTIINRYGRTIVDKENTNSKTINRAALGEIIFHDKNERIWLENLLHPIIEKRFEEELEKHKLSSTIVLIIPLLFEANFTYLCSEVWLIYCSLDEQYERLMKRDGLNKEQAKYRIEAQLPLESKKILSDHIIDNTNKLDLSYPQVEVLL; from the coding sequence ATTGGAATCACAGGCGGTATTGCCAGTGGTAAGACTTCTATTGGGAAATACATAGAAAGTGTAAAAAATACACCAATCCTTGATGCAGATATGTTTTCAAGGGAAGCATTAACAGCAAATCAAACTATAAAAGATACAATTATCAATCGATATGGAAGAACTATTGTAGATAAAGAAAATACTAATAGTAAAACAATCAATAGAGCAGCATTAGGTGAAATTATATTTCACGATAAAAATGAAAGAATATGGCTGGAAAACCTATTACATCCTATTATTGAAAAAAGATTTGAAGAAGAATTAGAAAAACATAAACTATCATCTACAATAGTATTAATTATACCCTTATTATTTGAGGCTAATTTTACATATTTATGTAGTGAGGTATGGCTTATCTACTGTTCACTTGATGAGCAATATGAACGATTAATGAAAAGAGATGGATTAAATAAAGAGCAAGCAAAATATCGAATTGAAGCGCAGTTACCACTTGAAAGTAAAAAAATACTTTCAGATCATATTATAGATAATACTAATAAATTGGATCTTAGTTATCCCCAAGTTGAAGTATTATTATAA
- the argJ gene encoding bifunctional glutamate N-acetyltransferase/amino-acid acetyltransferase ArgJ produces the protein MAQDNKEFTFSGGALSFFQSSKWSLIAGGITAPSGFKASGVSAGLKPSKKLDLALLVTSPNAQCSGTFTQSFVRAKCINLCLERLSKTAGKVRAVLVNSGHANACTGNRGIDDSLIATRALAEKLDLLEEEVLICSTGVIGEPIPMQKLLKGLDPLVMNLSKEGGSDAAKAILTTDLIEKEIAIEGYLGDRLIRIGGMAKGSGMIHPNMATMLGFLTCDAGLPKDVWDAMIDRVVDCSFNAISVDGDTSTNDSFLAFAQGDILDSQHFNELEIGLKLVSTYLAQSIVRDGEGANCLFEVKVKGTSKIAHAQIIARQICSSCLVKTAIHGCDPNWGRILSAAGSTGIPFSLDEVSIWIGSFQVMSNGQPVEFNRKLVIRYMKEIIKGNNASDEKLIISLVVGRSEIEAIAWGCDLSSEYIHINADYTT, from the coding sequence ATAGCGCAGGATAATAAAGAGTTTACTTTCTCAGGCGGGGCCTTGAGCTTTTTTCAATCATCTAAATGGTCTTTGATTGCAGGTGGCATAACCGCGCCATCTGGATTCAAGGCGTCTGGAGTAAGTGCTGGTCTTAAGCCATCAAAGAAATTAGACCTCGCCTTATTAGTGACATCTCCGAATGCTCAATGTAGTGGAACATTTACACAATCATTTGTTCGTGCCAAGTGTATTAATCTTTGCTTAGAACGTTTATCAAAGACTGCAGGAAAAGTTAGAGCAGTATTGGTGAATTCTGGCCATGCCAATGCATGTACTGGAAATAGAGGCATAGATGATAGTTTGATTGCAACTAGAGCTCTTGCAGAAAAACTTGATCTTTTAGAAGAAGAGGTCTTGATTTGTTCTACAGGTGTCATAGGTGAGCCAATTCCTATGCAAAAACTGCTTAAAGGTTTAGATCCTCTGGTGATGAATTTAAGTAAAGAAGGTGGGTCTGATGCTGCAAAAGCAATTTTGACAACTGATCTTATAGAAAAAGAAATTGCTATTGAGGGTTACCTAGGAGATCGATTGATCCGAATTGGAGGAATGGCAAAAGGCTCAGGAATGATCCATCCAAATATGGCAACAATGCTTGGTTTCTTAACATGTGATGCTGGACTGCCCAAAGATGTTTGGGATGCAATGATTGATCGTGTTGTTGATTGTTCTTTTAATGCTATAAGTGTTGATGGTGATACAAGTACTAATGATTCTTTTTTGGCGTTTGCACAGGGAGATATTTTAGATAGTCAGCATTTTAATGAGCTGGAAATTGGGTTGAAATTAGTTTCTACTTATCTTGCCCAGTCAATTGTTAGAGATGGTGAAGGTGCTAATTGCTTGTTTGAAGTTAAGGTAAAAGGCACTTCAAAGATTGCTCACGCACAAATCATTGCTCGACAGATTTGTAGCTCTTGTTTAGTAAAAACTGCTATCCATGGATGCGATCCTAATTGGGGCAGAATTTTATCTGCTGCAGGAAGTACAGGCATCCCATTCTCCTTGGATGAGGTTTCTATTTGGATTGGTTCATTCCAAGTCATGAGTAATGGTCAACCCGTTGAATTTAATCGAAAGTTAGTTATTAGATATATGAAAGAAATAATAAAAGGGAATAATGCAAGTGATGAGAAACTA